The Micromonospora sp. WMMD961 genome has a segment encoding these proteins:
- a CDS encoding TetR/AcrR family transcriptional regulator: MSVETAPRRRRLEPDARRGQILACAVRLFGERPYADVSTTDVAREAGVARGLVNHYFGTKKDLYLEVVRVMVTIPEVAVERLPRGDLRTRVDASVTWFLDVVSRHSTSWLAAVTARGMGGDADVERVLAEAEEVAADRMLVAVGLAGQAAHHEELRGMVRAYCGLATSTAREWLQRGALTRDQVHLLLTTTLLAIVEQVIPQVIADGGPARPQS, from the coding sequence ATGAGTGTCGAGACGGCTCCCCGCCGCCGCCGGTTGGAGCCGGACGCCCGGCGCGGCCAGATCCTGGCCTGTGCGGTCCGGTTGTTCGGCGAGCGGCCGTACGCGGACGTGTCGACCACCGACGTCGCCCGCGAGGCCGGTGTCGCCCGGGGCCTGGTCAACCACTACTTCGGCACGAAGAAGGACCTCTACCTGGAGGTCGTCCGGGTCATGGTGACCATTCCTGAGGTGGCAGTGGAGCGGCTACCCAGGGGGGACCTGCGGACCCGGGTCGACGCCAGCGTCACCTGGTTCCTCGACGTGGTGTCCCGGCACAGCACCTCCTGGTTGGCGGCGGTCACCGCCCGGGGGATGGGCGGGGATGCCGACGTGGAGCGGGTGCTGGCCGAGGCCGAGGAGGTCGCCGCGGACCGCATGCTCGTCGCCGTCGGGCTGGCCGGCCAAGCCGCGCACCACGAAGAACTTCGCGGCATGGTCCGGGCGTACTGCGGGTTGGCGACGTCGACCGCCCGGGAGTGGCTACAGCGCGGCGCGTTGACCCGTGACCAGGTGCACCTGCTGCTCACCACCACCCTGCTGGCCATCGTCGAACAGGTCATCCCGCAGGTCATCGCCGACGGCGGGCCGGCACGCCCGCAGAGCTGA
- a CDS encoding zf-HC2 domain-containing protein has translation MTTAGNRSDARTDYPHMGCEQWREILSAQLDGEETAAERAAAQGHLDGCADCRAWFTTAAAVTRRVRTRLVTDVPDRTDAILAAIGGGVVAGASVDAGTAADATPPARRSRWRPHLPGRGTLVVGLRAALGLLGAVQLVLGLSQVGRGATADHLHAAGQHLWHESAAWNVAVGAGFLFVAVRRTPPAGLLPMLSAFVGTLLLLSVNDLATGSVSAERLVSHGFLVVGYLITVLLSRPGLRPGGPAPQRQPGPSRWRFGADEVDRPLRLVRPESYPAQAADRFAAPAAQFGPAAAASHVGATTPAARGGRVGRAARAGRADERHAA, from the coding sequence GTGACGACCGCCGGGAACCGGAGCGACGCCCGGACCGACTACCCACACATGGGGTGTGAGCAGTGGCGGGAGATCCTGTCCGCGCAGCTGGACGGGGAGGAGACCGCCGCCGAACGGGCGGCGGCGCAGGGGCACCTGGACGGGTGCGCCGATTGCCGGGCCTGGTTCACGACGGCGGCTGCGGTGACGCGCCGCGTTCGTACCCGATTGGTCACCGACGTCCCTGACCGGACCGACGCGATCCTGGCCGCCATCGGCGGCGGTGTCGTGGCCGGCGCGAGCGTCGATGCCGGCACGGCGGCCGACGCCACGCCGCCGGCCCGCCGGTCGCGGTGGCGGCCCCACCTGCCGGGACGCGGCACCCTGGTCGTCGGGCTGCGCGCGGCGCTCGGCCTGCTCGGCGCGGTGCAGTTGGTGCTCGGCCTGTCCCAGGTGGGCCGGGGAGCGACCGCCGACCACCTGCACGCCGCCGGCCAGCACCTGTGGCACGAGTCGGCCGCCTGGAACGTGGCGGTCGGGGCCGGCTTCCTCTTCGTGGCGGTACGCCGCACCCCGCCGGCGGGTCTGCTGCCGATGCTCAGCGCATTCGTCGGCACGTTGCTACTGCTCTCGGTCAACGACCTGGCCACCGGGTCGGTGAGCGCGGAACGGCTGGTCAGCCACGGCTTCCTGGTGGTCGGCTACCTGATCACCGTGCTGCTGTCCCGGCCCGGCCTACGCCCCGGTGGGCCCGCCCCGCAGCGGCAGCCGGGACCGTCCCGCTGGCGGTTCGGCGCCGACGAGGTGGATCGGCCGCTGCGGTTGGTCCGCCCCGAGTCGTACCCGGCCCAGGCCGCCGACCGATTCGCCGCCCCGGCAGCGCAGTTCGGGCCAGCCGCCGCGGCGTCGCACGTCGGTGCGACCACTCCGGCGGCTCGAGGCGGACGGGTCGGCAGGGCGGCTCGTGCCGGGCGGGCCGACGAGCGACATGCGGCCTGA
- a CDS encoding SAM-dependent methyltransferase — MTRYGLLILPATNRVYARSAIDLTRAELEIFGRSALDGRIGELDTEVVGGATYVTFAGDGLTARDLAVLGNLSAGYALFEIVGDLLRPVEWSRLDRYDDDLLTIQKYPGKTNEQFTKLLLNVTLLASDWATELTSRRFRVLDPLCGRGTTLNQALMYGFDAAGIERDQKDVEAYRAFITTWLKQKRVKHRVLESGPVRRERKVVGRRVRVELAPTREEHKAGRTQLLDVVNADTTRAGEFFRPETVDLVVADAPYGVQHGSRTADQGLSRDPLALLADAAPVWARVLRPGGALGISWNTHVAGRDDAAAALADAGLTVVDDEPYRALRHRVDQSIMRDVLVARRPA, encoded by the coding sequence ATGACGCGCTACGGCCTGCTGATCCTCCCCGCCACCAACCGGGTGTACGCCCGCTCCGCCATCGACCTCACCCGGGCCGAGCTGGAGATCTTCGGCCGTTCGGCGCTCGACGGCCGGATCGGCGAGCTGGACACCGAGGTGGTCGGCGGTGCGACGTACGTCACGTTCGCCGGTGACGGGCTGACCGCGCGGGACCTGGCCGTCCTGGGCAACCTCTCTGCCGGGTACGCGTTGTTCGAGATCGTCGGCGACCTGCTGCGCCCGGTCGAGTGGAGCCGGCTGGACCGCTACGACGACGACCTGCTCACCATCCAGAAGTACCCGGGCAAGACCAACGAGCAGTTCACCAAGCTGCTGCTCAACGTCACCCTGCTCGCCTCGGACTGGGCGACCGAGTTGACCAGCCGGCGGTTCCGGGTGCTCGACCCGCTCTGCGGCCGGGGCACCACCCTCAACCAGGCGCTGATGTACGGCTTCGACGCGGCCGGCATCGAGCGCGACCAGAAGGACGTCGAGGCGTACCGGGCGTTCATCACCACCTGGCTGAAGCAGAAGCGGGTCAAGCACCGGGTGCTCGAATCGGGGCCGGTGCGGCGCGAGCGCAAGGTGGTCGGCCGGCGGGTCCGCGTCGAGCTGGCGCCGACCCGCGAGGAGCACAAGGCGGGCCGCACGCAGTTGCTGGACGTGGTCAACGCCGACACCACCCGCGCGGGCGAGTTCTTCCGGCCGGAGACCGTCGACCTGGTCGTCGCCGACGCGCCGTACGGCGTGCAGCACGGCAGCCGTACCGCCGATCAGGGTCTGTCGCGCGACCCGCTGGCGCTGCTCGCGGACGCCGCGCCGGTCTGGGCGCGGGTGCTGCGGCCCGGCGGCGCGCTCGGTATCTCCTGGAACACCCACGTCGCGGGCCGCGACGACGCGGCGGCGGCGTTGGCCGACGCCGGTCTGACCGTGGTCGACGACGAGCCCTACCGCGCGCTGCGGCACCGGGTCGACCAGTCGATCATGCGGGACGTGCTGGTGGCCCGCCGCCCGGCCTGA
- the kdpF gene encoding K(+)-transporting ATPase subunit F gives MNAVNAVGLVLAIVLGAFLVFALLFPERF, from the coding sequence GTGAACGCGGTCAACGCCGTCGGTCTGGTGCTCGCGATCGTCCTGGGCGCGTTCCTGGTGTTCGCCCTGTTGTTTCCGGAGCGCTTCTGA
- the kdpA gene encoding potassium-transporting ATPase subunit KdpA, with protein MTMTTAGVIFVLTLVAALVAVYKPFGDYMFRAVSGTKQSRVERGIFRLVGVNPAAEQTWGVYARSVLAFSAVSILFLYLFQRVQNHLWLSLGLDPVMTHGAWNTAVSFVTNTNWQWYSGESTMGHLVQMAGLAVQNFASAAVGIAVAVALVRGFARSRTGQLGNFWVDLTRIVLRILLPIAVLGAIVLMIGGVVQNLSGGTDVTTLTGGTQTVTGGPVASQEVIKELGTNGGGFYNVNSSHPFENPTTWTNWLEIFLLLLIPFSLPRVFGRMVGQNRQGYAIAAVMGILAFASIAITNAFELVGHGTVPQAVGAAMEGKEVRFDVSNSATFAAATTLTSTGSVNSFHDSFTSLGGGMLLGNMMLGEVAPGGVGAGLYGLLILAVITVFIAGLMVGRTPEYLGKKISSREIKFASLYFLITPILVLVGTAAAFATGNNSTALNVGPHGLSEVLYAFTSASNNNGSAFAGITVNTAWWNTALGLCMLLGRFLPIIFVLALAGSLARQAPTPASEGTLPTHRPLFIGMVVGVTVVLVALTFLPALALGPLAEGL; from the coding sequence ATGACCATGACAACAGCGGGCGTCATTTTCGTGCTGACGCTGGTGGCGGCCCTCGTCGCCGTCTACAAGCCGTTCGGCGACTACATGTTCCGGGCGGTCTCCGGCACGAAGCAGTCCCGGGTCGAGCGGGGCATCTTCCGGCTGGTCGGGGTCAACCCGGCCGCCGAGCAGACCTGGGGCGTGTACGCCCGCAGTGTGCTGGCGTTCTCCGCGGTCTCGATCCTGTTCCTGTACCTGTTCCAGCGGGTGCAGAACCACCTGTGGCTGTCGCTGGGCTTGGACCCGGTGATGACCCACGGTGCCTGGAACACCGCCGTGTCGTTCGTGACCAACACCAACTGGCAGTGGTACTCGGGTGAGTCGACCATGGGCCACCTGGTGCAGATGGCCGGCCTGGCCGTGCAGAACTTCGCCTCGGCGGCGGTCGGCATCGCGGTGGCGGTGGCGCTGGTCCGCGGCTTCGCCCGCAGCCGGACCGGGCAGCTCGGCAACTTCTGGGTCGACCTGACCCGGATCGTGCTGCGTATCCTGCTGCCGATCGCGGTCCTCGGTGCCATCGTCCTGATGATCGGCGGGGTGGTGCAGAACCTGTCCGGTGGCACCGACGTGACCACGCTGACCGGCGGCACCCAGACCGTCACCGGTGGCCCGGTCGCCAGCCAGGAAGTGATCAAGGAGTTGGGCACCAACGGGGGCGGCTTCTACAACGTCAACAGCTCCCACCCGTTCGAGAACCCCACCACCTGGACGAACTGGCTGGAGATCTTCCTGCTCCTGCTGATCCCGTTCAGCCTGCCCCGGGTGTTCGGCCGGATGGTCGGGCAGAACCGGCAGGGCTACGCCATCGCGGCGGTGATGGGCATCCTGGCGTTCGCCAGCATCGCCATCACCAACGCCTTCGAACTGGTCGGCCACGGCACGGTGCCGCAGGCGGTCGGTGCGGCGATGGAGGGCAAGGAGGTGCGGTTCGACGTCTCGAACTCGGCCACCTTCGCCGCCGCCACCACGCTCACCTCGACCGGTTCGGTGAACTCGTTCCACGACTCGTTCACCTCGCTCGGCGGGGGAATGTTGCTGGGCAACATGATGCTCGGCGAGGTCGCCCCCGGTGGCGTCGGTGCCGGTCTGTACGGCCTGCTCATCCTCGCCGTGATCACGGTGTTCATCGCCGGGCTGATGGTCGGCCGCACCCCGGAGTACCTGGGCAAGAAGATCAGCTCGCGAGAGATCAAGTTCGCCTCGCTCTACTTCCTGATCACGCCGATCCTGGTGCTCGTCGGCACGGCGGCCGCCTTCGCCACCGGCAACAACTCCACCGCGCTCAACGTCGGCCCGCACGGCCTCTCCGAGGTGCTGTACGCCTTCACCTCGGCCAGCAACAACAACGGCTCCGCGTTCGCCGGCATCACGGTCAACACGGCCTGGTGGAACACCGCGCTCGGGTTGTGCATGCTGCTCGGCCGATTCCTGCCGATCATCTTCGTGCTCGCGTTGGCCGGCTCGCTGGCCCGCCAGGCACCCACCCCCGCGTCCGAGGGCACCCTGCCGACCCACCGACCCCTGTTCATCGGGATGGTCGTCGGCGTCACGGTGGTCCTCGTCGCGCTGACCTTCCTGCCCGCGCTGGCGCTCGGCCCGCTGGCAGAGGGGCTCTGA
- the kdpB gene encoding potassium-transporting ATPase subunit KdpB: protein MSVTSVTSGTDEQPTAGTPATQGNRIGGGLLDPKQLLRSLPDAVRKLNPTTLWRNPVMLIVEVGAAFTTVLAVTDPSVFAWAITIWLWLTVIFANLAEAVAEGRGKAQAATLRQAKKDTIATRLIDWKPGARANTYRDEAVPAPELRQGDIVLVEAGGIIPGDGDIVEGIASVDESAITGESAPVIRESGGDRSAVTGGTKVLSDRIIVKITQKPGESFIDRMIALVEGANRQKTPNEIALNILLAALTIIFLLAVVTLQPLAIFSKAYQAAAPDSGAITDSGVTGVVLISLLVCLIPTTIGALLSAIGIAGMDRLVQRNVLAMSGRAVEAAGDVNTLLLDKTGTITLGNRQAAEFVPVEGVDAATVADAAQLSSLADETPEGRSVVVLAKNEFGLREREPGVMPHATFVPFTAQTRMSGVDLTPDASVDAGAVGTARRVRKGAAAAVMKWVRENGGHPTEQVGEIVDAISGTGGTPLVVAEHVDGEPARALGVIHLKDVVKSGMRERFDEMRRMGIRTVMITGDNPRTAKAIADEAGVDDFLAEATPEDKLALIKREQEGGRLVAMTGDGTNDAPALAQADVGVAMNTGTSAAKEAGNMVDLDSDPTKLIEIVEIGKQLLITRGALTTFSISNDIAKYFAIIPAMFAGLYPSLDTLNIMRLASPESAILSAVIFNALVIIALIPLALRGVRYRPAAASKLLSRNLLVYGLGGIIVPFIGIKLIDLLIQFIPGIS, encoded by the coding sequence ATGTCCGTCACCTCTGTGACATCCGGGACCGACGAGCAACCGACCGCCGGCACCCCGGCCACCCAGGGCAACCGTATCGGCGGGGGCCTGCTCGATCCCAAGCAACTGCTCCGGTCTCTGCCGGACGCGGTCCGCAAGCTCAACCCGACCACCCTGTGGCGCAACCCGGTGATGCTGATCGTCGAGGTCGGCGCCGCCTTCACCACCGTCCTGGCGGTGACCGACCCGTCGGTGTTCGCCTGGGCGATCACCATCTGGCTCTGGTTGACAGTGATCTTCGCCAACCTGGCCGAGGCGGTCGCCGAGGGTCGGGGCAAGGCCCAGGCCGCGACGCTGCGGCAGGCGAAGAAGGACACCATCGCCACCCGGCTGATCGACTGGAAGCCCGGCGCCCGGGCCAACACCTACCGCGACGAGGCGGTGCCCGCGCCGGAACTGCGCCAGGGCGACATCGTGCTGGTCGAGGCGGGCGGCATCATCCCCGGTGACGGTGACATCGTCGAGGGCATCGCCAGCGTCGACGAGTCGGCCATCACCGGCGAGTCGGCCCCGGTCATCCGCGAGTCCGGCGGGGACCGCAGCGCGGTCACCGGCGGCACCAAGGTGCTCTCCGACCGGATCATCGTGAAGATCACCCAGAAGCCGGGGGAGAGCTTCATCGACCGGATGATCGCCCTGGTCGAGGGCGCCAACCGGCAGAAGACACCGAACGAGATCGCGCTGAACATCCTGCTCGCCGCGCTCACGATCATCTTCCTGCTGGCCGTCGTCACCCTCCAGCCGCTGGCGATCTTCTCCAAGGCGTACCAGGCGGCGGCACCGGACAGCGGGGCGATCACCGACTCCGGCGTCACCGGGGTCGTGCTGATCTCGCTGCTGGTCTGCCTGATCCCGACCACCATCGGCGCGCTGCTCTCCGCCATCGGCATCGCCGGCATGGACCGGCTGGTGCAGCGCAACGTCCTGGCCATGAGCGGCCGGGCCGTCGAGGCGGCCGGCGACGTCAACACCCTGCTGCTGGACAAGACCGGCACCATCACGCTGGGCAACCGGCAGGCCGCCGAGTTCGTGCCGGTCGAGGGGGTCGACGCCGCGACCGTGGCCGACGCCGCCCAACTGTCCAGCCTGGCCGACGAGACCCCGGAGGGGCGCTCGGTGGTCGTCCTGGCGAAGAACGAGTTCGGGCTGCGCGAGCGGGAGCCCGGCGTCATGCCGCACGCCACGTTCGTACCGTTCACCGCGCAGACCCGGATGAGCGGCGTCGACCTCACTCCGGACGCCAGCGTGGACGCCGGCGCGGTGGGCACGGCCCGCCGGGTCCGCAAGGGCGCCGCCGCCGCGGTGATGAAGTGGGTACGCGAGAACGGCGGCCACCCGACCGAGCAGGTCGGCGAGATCGTGGACGCGATCAGCGGCACCGGCGGCACCCCGCTCGTGGTCGCCGAGCACGTCGACGGTGAGCCCGCCCGCGCCCTGGGCGTCATCCACCTCAAGGACGTCGTCAAGTCCGGCATGCGGGAGCGGTTCGACGAGATGCGCCGGATGGGCATCCGCACCGTGATGATCACCGGTGACAACCCGCGTACCGCCAAGGCGATCGCCGACGAGGCCGGGGTGGACGACTTCCTGGCCGAGGCGACGCCGGAGGACAAGCTCGCGCTGATCAAGCGGGAACAGGAGGGTGGCCGGCTGGTCGCGATGACCGGTGACGGCACCAACGACGCCCCGGCGCTCGCCCAGGCCGACGTCGGCGTGGCCATGAACACCGGCACGTCGGCGGCCAAGGAGGCCGGCAACATGGTCGACCTCGACTCCGACCCGACCAAGCTGATCGAGATCGTGGAGATCGGCAAGCAGTTGCTGATCACCAGGGGTGCGCTGACCACGTTCAGCATCTCCAACGACATCGCGAAGTACTTCGCGATCATCCCGGCCATGTTCGCCGGCCTCTACCCGAGCCTGGACACGCTGAACATCATGCGGCTGGCCAGCCCGGAGTCGGCGATCCTGTCCGCGGTCATCTTCAACGCCCTGGTGATCATCGCGCTGATCCCGCTCGCCCTGCGCGGTGTGCGGTACCGGCCGGCCGCCGCGTCGAAGCTGCTCAGCCGCAACCTGCTGGTGTACGGGCTGGGCGGCATCATCGTGCCGTTCATCGGGATCAAGCTCATCGACCTGCTCATCCAGTTCATCCCGGGGATTTCGTGA
- a CDS encoding potassium-transporting ATPase subunit C, protein MRLPTWIAQHLAALRALLVFTVLLGLVYPLALVAVGQLPGLNHKADGSLIDTGGKTIGSALIGQSFTDADGNPVARYFQSRPSAAGDGYDPTSTSASNLGPESVVDTIATDPEESSESLLTQVCGRSKSVGELNGVDGRRPYCTDDGVGAVLAVFRADGLTGPVTRVVSVNQTAPATPFVSSYQGVTVELAQPGEDYVAAGGVVTPIRGDAPADPAVPADAVTASASGLDPQISPAYAELQVNRVARERGADPAAVRKLVEEHTDGRALGFMGAPGVNVLELNIALDKQFTAR, encoded by the coding sequence ATGCGCCTACCCACCTGGATCGCCCAACACCTCGCCGCGCTGCGCGCCCTGCTCGTCTTCACGGTGCTGCTCGGCCTGGTCTACCCACTGGCCCTGGTCGCGGTCGGTCAGCTGCCCGGCCTCAACCACAAGGCCGACGGTTCGCTCATCGACACCGGCGGGAAGACGATCGGCAGCGCGCTGATCGGCCAGTCCTTCACCGACGCGGACGGCAACCCGGTCGCCCGTTACTTCCAGTCCCGCCCCTCCGCCGCCGGCGACGGCTACGACCCGACCTCCACCTCGGCCAGCAACCTGGGCCCGGAGAGCGTTGTCGACACCATCGCCACCGACCCGGAGGAGTCCAGCGAGAGCCTGCTCACCCAGGTGTGCGGGCGCAGCAAGTCGGTCGGCGAGCTGAACGGCGTCGACGGTCGCCGCCCCTACTGCACCGACGACGGGGTGGGGGCCGTGCTCGCGGTCTTCCGCGCTGACGGGCTGACCGGCCCGGTCACCCGGGTGGTCAGCGTCAACCAGACCGCCCCGGCAACGCCCTTCGTCAGCTCGTACCAGGGGGTCACGGTGGAGCTGGCCCAGCCCGGCGAGGACTACGTGGCCGCCGGTGGCGTGGTCACCCCGATCCGGGGCGACGCGCCCGCCGACCCGGCGGTGCCGGCCGACGCGGTCACCGCCAGCGCCAGCGGCCTCGACCCGCAGATCAGCCCGGCGTACGCCGAGTTGCAGGTGAACCGGGTCGCGCGGGAGCGCGGCGCGGACCCGGCGGCGGTCCGCAAGCTGGTCGAGGAGCACACAGACGGGCGGGCGCTCGGGTTCATGGGTGCGCCCGGGGTCAACGTGCTGGAGCTCAACATCGCCCTCGACAAGCAGTTCACCGCGCGCTGA
- a CDS encoding DUF4118 domain-containing protein: protein MPRGELRIYLGAAPGVGKTYAMLEEAQRRAARGTDVVIGFVETHGRQQTAAMLGDLEQVPRRTMDYRGAEFTEMDLDAVLARRPEIAVVDELAHTNVPGSRHDKRWQDVQELLDAGIDVLSTVNVQHLESVNDVVAQITGTTQRETVPDEIVRAAEQVELVDMTPEALRRRMAHGNIYRPDKIDAALGNYFRVGNLTALRELALLWLADKVDEQLDRYRNQQGIAATWEARERVVVALTGGPEGETLIRRAARIAARSKGADLLAVHVARSDGLAGADPAQLARQRVLVESLGGTYHQVLGTDVPAALLDFARGVNATQLVLGASRRGRLAQIFARGVGVTTTALSGAIDVHLVTHKEAGKGRRAGAVPAALSRRRRLLGFGLAVLGMPLLTLLLKTLPDLTLTNDILLFLAGVVGVALVGGVWPALVAALGGSLLLNWFFTPPFRTLTIAEADNLLALAVFVGVALAVSWIVDVAARRTREAARAAADAQTLAAVAGGVLRGERTLTALLDQLRETFGLRAVSVLELAEDASGRPDRAREEHAWGVVASVGDQPPCTPEGGETTVPVDDRITVVLCGRRLEAADRRIVEAFAAQAAVALRQERLAEEAATARPLAAADRMRTALLAAVSHDLRTPLASAKAAVTSLRSHDIEFDESDREELLETAEESLDRLARLVGNLLDMSRLQAGVLGISATAIGLEDAVPLALDELGPAAATVGTDIPADLPAATADPGLLERVLVNVVANALRYSPPDQPPTITASAHAGQVELRVIDRGPGIPEDQWEHVFLPFQRLGDRDNQTGVGLGLALSRGLAEAMGGSITPETTPGGGLTMVLRLPAAPTSSEGPQE, encoded by the coding sequence GTGCCACGCGGAGAACTGCGCATCTATCTCGGAGCCGCCCCCGGCGTCGGCAAGACGTACGCCATGTTGGAGGAGGCCCAGCGGCGGGCCGCGCGCGGCACCGACGTGGTGATCGGTTTCGTGGAGACCCACGGCCGGCAGCAGACCGCCGCGATGCTCGGCGACCTGGAGCAGGTGCCCCGCCGCACGATGGACTATCGCGGCGCCGAGTTCACCGAGATGGACCTGGACGCGGTGCTGGCCCGCCGGCCGGAGATCGCGGTGGTGGACGAGCTGGCGCACACCAACGTGCCCGGTTCCCGCCACGACAAGCGCTGGCAGGACGTCCAGGAGCTGCTCGACGCGGGGATCGACGTGCTGTCCACGGTCAACGTGCAGCACCTGGAGTCGGTCAACGACGTCGTCGCCCAGATCACCGGCACCACCCAGCGGGAGACCGTGCCGGACGAGATCGTCCGCGCCGCCGAGCAGGTCGAGCTGGTCGACATGACCCCCGAGGCGCTGCGTCGGCGGATGGCGCACGGCAACATCTACCGACCCGACAAGATCGACGCCGCGCTGGGCAACTACTTCCGGGTCGGCAACCTCACCGCGCTGCGTGAGCTGGCGCTGCTCTGGCTGGCCGACAAGGTCGACGAGCAGCTCGACCGGTACCGCAACCAGCAGGGCATCGCCGCGACCTGGGAGGCCCGGGAACGGGTTGTGGTGGCGTTGACCGGCGGCCCGGAGGGCGAGACGCTGATCCGGCGTGCGGCCCGGATCGCCGCCCGCAGCAAGGGCGCCGACCTGCTCGCCGTGCACGTGGCCCGCAGCGACGGCCTGGCCGGCGCGGACCCGGCCCAACTGGCCCGCCAACGAGTGCTGGTGGAGAGCCTCGGCGGCACGTACCACCAGGTGCTCGGCACCGACGTGCCGGCCGCGTTGCTGGACTTCGCCCGGGGCGTGAACGCCACCCAGCTGGTGCTCGGCGCCAGCCGGCGGGGCCGACTCGCGCAGATCTTCGCCCGAGGTGTCGGGGTGACCACCACCGCGCTGTCCGGGGCGATCGACGTGCACCTGGTCACCCACAAGGAGGCCGGTAAGGGTCGTCGGGCGGGGGCCGTACCCGCGGCGCTGTCGCGCCGGCGCCGGCTGCTCGGCTTCGGCCTGGCCGTACTGGGTATGCCGCTGCTCACCCTGCTGCTGAAGACCCTGCCCGACCTGACGCTGACCAACGACATCCTGCTGTTCCTCGCCGGCGTCGTCGGGGTCGCGCTGGTCGGCGGGGTGTGGCCGGCCCTGGTCGCCGCGCTCGGCGGGTCGCTGCTGCTCAACTGGTTCTTCACCCCGCCGTTCCGCACGCTGACCATCGCCGAGGCGGACAACCTGCTCGCCCTGGCCGTGTTCGTCGGGGTGGCCCTCGCGGTGAGCTGGATCGTCGACGTGGCTGCCCGGCGCACCCGGGAGGCCGCCCGCGCCGCCGCCGACGCGCAGACCCTCGCCGCCGTCGCCGGTGGCGTGCTACGCGGCGAACGCACTCTGACCGCCCTGCTCGACCAGCTCCGGGAGACCTTCGGCCTGCGCGCGGTGAGCGTGCTTGAGTTGGCCGAGGACGCCAGCGGTCGCCCCGACCGGGCCCGCGAGGAGCACGCCTGGGGCGTCGTGGCCAGCGTCGGCGACCAGCCGCCCTGCACGCCCGAAGGCGGCGAGACGACGGTACCGGTCGACGACCGGATCACCGTCGTGCTCTGCGGTCGACGGCTGGAGGCCGCCGACCGGCGGATCGTCGAGGCGTTCGCCGCCCAGGCCGCCGTCGCGCTGCGCCAGGAACGGCTCGCCGAGGAGGCCGCCACCGCCCGACCCCTTGCCGCGGCGGACCGGATGCGCACCGCGCTGCTCGCGGCGGTCAGCCACGACCTGCGTACGCCACTGGCGTCGGCGAAGGCGGCGGTGACCAGTCTGCGCAGCCACGACATCGAGTTCGACGAGTCCGACCGCGAGGAGCTGTTGGAGACCGCCGAGGAGTCACTGGACCGGCTTGCCCGGCTGGTCGGCAACCTGCTGGACATGAGCCGGCTCCAGGCGGGCGTGCTCGGCATCTCGGCGACGGCGATCGGCCTGGAGGACGCCGTACCCCTGGCGCTTGACGAACTTGGTCCGGCGGCCGCGACGGTCGGCACGGACATCCCGGCCGACCTGCCGGCCGCCACCGCCGATCCGGGTCTGCTGGAACGGGTACTGGTCAACGTCGTCGCCAACGCGCTGCGCTACAGCCCGCCGGACCAGCCTCCGACGATCACCGCCAGCGCGCACGCCGGCCAGGTGGAGCTGCGGGTGATCGACCGGGGTCCGGGTATCCCCGAGGACCAGTGGGAGCACGTCTTCCTGCCGTTCCAACGCCTCGGCGACCGGGACAACCAGACCGGCGTCGGTCTCGGTCTTGCCCTGTCCCGGGGCCTGGCCGAGGCGATGGGTGGCAGCATCACCCCGGAGACCACCCCGGGCGGTGGGCTCACCATGGTGCTGCGGCTGCCCGCCGCGCCCACCAGCTCGGAGGGGCCGCAGGAATGA
- a CDS encoding response regulator, with protein sequence MTRILVVDDEPQILRALRINLRARRYDVDVAATGAAALKAAASHPPDLVVLDLGLPDIDGVEVIRGLRGWTAVPIIVLSGRAGSEDKVAALDAGADDYVTKPFGVEELLARIRAVTRRLGAPSEAVPALRIGQHTVDLVDHSVRRDDGTEVKLTPTQWSVLEKLLRHPGKLVSQRQLLQDVWGPEYQNETNYLRQYLAQLRRKLEDDPARPRHLITEPGMGYRYRP encoded by the coding sequence ATGACGCGCATCCTGGTCGTCGACGACGAACCGCAGATCCTTCGTGCTCTGCGGATCAACCTGCGCGCCCGCCGGTACGACGTGGACGTCGCCGCTACCGGGGCCGCCGCGTTGAAGGCCGCCGCCAGCCACCCGCCCGACCTGGTGGTGCTCGACCTCGGGCTGCCCGACATCGACGGCGTGGAGGTGATCCGCGGTCTGCGCGGATGGACCGCCGTGCCGATCATCGTGCTCTCCGGTCGGGCCGGCAGTGAGGACAAGGTGGCGGCGCTCGACGCCGGCGCGGACGACTACGTCACCAAGCCGTTCGGGGTGGAGGAACTGCTGGCCCGCATCCGCGCCGTCACCCGCCGGCTCGGCGCGCCCAGCGAAGCGGTGCCGGCGCTGCGGATCGGCCAGCACACCGTCGACCTGGTCGACCACAGTGTGCGGCGCGACGACGGCACCGAGGTGAAACTGACCCCCACCCAGTGGAGTGTGTTGGAGAAACTGCTGCGACACCCCGGCAAACTGGTCAGCCAGCGTCAACTCCTCCAGGACGTGTGGGGGCCGGAATACCAGAACGAGACCAACTACCTGCGGCAGTACCTGGCCCAGCTGCGGCGCAAGCTGGAGGACGACCCGGCCCGCCCTCGGCACCTCATCACCGAGCCGGGAATGGGTTACCGCTACCGGCCGTGA